The DNA window ACAGGCCCGTTGCCCAACGGGctgtaggcaaaggcggggatccgagcgtgctgatcctcggcatcgcagactggttctggggacgtggaacgtcacctctctggtggggaaggaaccggagctagtgcgggaggcggagcggtaccaactagatatagttgggctcacctccacgcacagtactggttccggaaccaaactcctggagaggggctggactctgttcttttctggagttgctccaggtgagaggcgccgggcgggtgtggggatactcacaagccaccggctgagcgccactgtgttggagttccacccggggaatgagagggtcgcttctctgcgactacgtgtcgctggggggaaggctctgactgtcatttgtgcgtatgcaccaaatggcagttcagagtatccggccttcttggagtcactgggtggcatcctggaaagggtgccacccggagactccatagttctgctgggcgacttcaacgctcacgtgggcaatgacggagaaacctggaggggggtgattgggaggaacggcctgcctgatctgaacccaagcggtgttttgttattggacttctgtgctggccatggattgtcgataacaaacaccatgttcgagcatagggtagctcataagtgtacttggtaccagagcaccttaggccaaagatcgatgatcgactttgtggtcgtatcatcagacctgcggccgtatgtcttggacactcgggtgaagagaggagcagagctgtcaactgatcaccacctggtggtgagttggatcaagtggccggggaggctgcctgacagacccggtaaacccaaacgtgtagtgagggtgaactgggaacgtctggcggaggccccttttcgcgaggtcttcaactcccacctccggaagaacttctcacgcatcccgggggaagctggggacatggagtccgagtgggccatgttcaaagcctccattgcagaggcggcaagcaggagctgtggccagaaggtcatcggtgcctgtcggggcggcaacccaagaacccgctggtggacaccagcggtgagggaggccgtcaagctgaagaaggaggccttggctggcccgggggtcccctgaagcagcagacaggtaccgggtggccagactGCCagcggcagtcgctgaagcaaaaacccgggtatgggaggagttcggggaggctatggagaaggactttcggttggcctggaggaagttctggcaaaccatccgacgactcagaaagggaaagcagggcttgtctcaggctgttttcagcaggggaggagaactgctgacccggactggggatattgtcgggcggtggaaagagcacttcgaggagctcctgaacccgaacaacacgtcctctgtggaagaggcagagcctgaagactcgggggaatctgcacctatatccctggcggaagttgctgaggtagtcaaaaagctcctcagtggcaagtcgccgggtgtagatgagattcgccctgagatgctgaaggctctggacattgttgggctgtcttggctgacacgcctcttcagtgtcgcgtggagatcggggacagtacctgtagagtggcagaccggggtggtggtccccattttctagaagggggaccggagggtgtgctccaattaccggggtatcacactcctcagcctccctgggaaagcttactctagggtactggaaaggaggctccgaccgacggtcgaacctcggattcaggaggagcaatgtggcttccgtcctggccgtggaacagtggaccagctctttaccttggcagggttgctggcggggtcatgggagtttgcctatccagtccacatgtgctttgtggacttggagaaggctttcgaccgtgtcccccggggaaccctgtggggtgtactgcgggagtatggggtactggggccgttgttacgagccatcaggtccctgtataaccaaagtgagagctgtgtccgcattctcggcacaaagtcaagcacgtttccggtgggtgttggactccgccaaggttgccccttgtcaccggtcctgtttgtggtattcatggacaggatctcaaggcgcagccgaggtgaggagagtgtccggtttggtgacctcagaatcgcatctcttctttttgcggatgatgtggttctgctggcttcatcggaccgtgaccttcagcatgcactggagcggtttgcagccgagtgtgaagcggccgggatgagagtcagcacctccaagtccgaggccatggttctctgccggaaaacggtggatcgctccctccgggttgggaacgagtctttgccccaagtgaaggagttcaagtatctcggggtcttgttcacgagtgagggtagaagggagcgtgagatcgtcaggcggatcggtgcagcgtcagcagtaatgcgggcgttgcagcggaccgttgtggtgaagaaggagctgagccggaaggcgaagctctcgatttactggtcgatctacgtcccaaccctcacctatggtcacgagctttgggtagtgaccgaaagaacgagatcgcgtatacaagcggccgaaatgagcttcctccgtagggtggccgggctcagccttagagatagggtgaggagctcggacatccggagggagctcggagtagagccgctgctccttcgcatcgaaaggagccaattgaggtggttcgggcatctcatcaggatgcctcccgggtgcctccctttggaggttttccgggctcgtccaactgggcggagaccccgagggagacccagagcccgctggagagattatatatctctcctggccagggaacgcctcgggatcccccaggaggagctagaatgcgttgttTAAGCAAAATCGTTTCTTGTGACATGGTTTAAATGTTATGATCCAGTTTAATCAAACATTTGCTTGGTTCATAATTATTGTGCTAAATGATATGATACCAAATAAAACCTTGTGTAGATGGATTTTTCTTCTGCAAAATTAATATGGTCCAACAATTCTATATAAATATAAGCAAataatgtgtatgtctgtgtctgtgcagaaaAAGTCAGttccagaatgattggcacattactgaaaatgaagagaaaatgctgcatataataaacaacacagatgaTACGACTACTACCAATACTACTAATACTATGACTAATAAACAGAAGCAGAACATGTCTATAAATTAGAGTATCTTATAATCTGAAATAGAAATACTAATGAAAAATTTATAATCTTTAATAGTTATTTACATATAATTCAGTAAAGAACAAAAGGAGCTTATGCTGAAAGAATCTAATATTTTGTATTGGTGCAAGTAATATACagttatgttcaaaaaaatattagTACAACTCCAATAACCTGATAAACCACTgttattacattagattacattaatggcattaaagaccctagagggacgtagaatttcaactgctacctgcacaacaaacataaggaccagggcctatttgatcatcttttttcttttttttcttttttaaatcataataccgctacatgcaaatgtatgaacaaaccgcttacctagcctgCTTAGCTgcctgcttacctagccaaacactgcttacctagccaaaatAAACATCCTggtacacaagtaaatcacagaaagacaacaattaaggtttacagggaggtagggagggacagggagaggtgcgtcttcagtttgcgcttgaagatgggaagagattctgagacgggtgcgtgggggttggacccaaaattaacgactcagaaacaatagtaaaataaagtcccgttcaggctttattcgggacgagtcccaggagcgtagtcaacaccagcaaagtccatacacgaagatccagccaaacaaatacaaaacaaacaaaaagcacggtgccgagggaagaggcaatctcgtagtcggtaggcgtgcagggaggtccggtagcaggagagctgtcagtggggcagatgaacaggcggacggcaggcagaggcgtagtcgtgggcgaagcgggagtcgaaaccatgaaacaatcagcggggcaaaagtacaaaaacggtaggcggggacgtagtcaagaaacaaacgaaggtcacaaaacagaaatcaataatcaattggattggatcgtaacgtgtaatcaaaacagtaaatgctcaaaagttgcgtggaaaacagaggcagacaatttcgcagtgaacagttgcgcgactgggctataaatgcaggtgtagacaggtgtagacaattagttagagcgtagcaaggaaatggaaaacaggtgcgatggatgacaagtttaacaaggagattagtaatcgttagtaataaacctatcctgccctagcattagtaaattagtaaatgacatgcacgagaaacataaggtaacatgaacacatgattagtttgttagtctctacccaatcctgatctagcgttagtagttttagtaaatagacaaatagaaacaataggaagtgaatgacagaaggagagagagagaaaaggcggaacgcaaggtttgcggaaaaacatgtaaaagtgtatgcataaaccgtgaccagtaaacgtaacaataaacataaatcaaaacatgacacaacgcgaaactaagacgataaccactaaacataaccaggaatataatcgtacgaaaacataactagacatgacaagaaaataaatcgtaacgagacataactaaacatgacaagaaaataaatcgtaacgaaacataactaaacaacaagacgaacctagactaacataatacatgaagacactacgtgactaagacaacaagaataaacataaaacatggcgagacagacctgaaacgtgacagattctactgttctgatctcaacggggagtttgttccaccaccatggagccacaacagacagtagtcgtgagcatgaggtggaagttcggagagggggaggtgccaagcggcctgtggaggccgaacgaagaggtctggcaggggtatAGGGtctgattttttggaggtaaggtggggcagaccccttcactgcttggaaggctagcaccgatgttttgaatttgatgtgagccatgacaagcagccagtggagggaagtaagcagtggggtgacatgtgagtgtttgggaaggttgaaaaccagatgagctgctgcattctggataagttggggggggtctgatggcggacgctgggaggccagccaagagggagttgcagtagtccaggcgggacaaaaccattgcttggaccaggagctgggtcgagtagggggtgagaaaggcgcggattctccgtatgttgtataggaagaacctgcatggcCGGGTCactgccacaatgttctcggagagggacaatctgctgtccatcaccacgcccacaggaaacgtgcttgactttgtgccgagaatgcggacacagctctcactttggttatacagggacctgatggctcgtaacaatggccccggtaccccatactcccgcagtacaccccacagggttccccagggaacacggtcgaaagccttctccaagtccacaaagcacatgtggactggataggcaaactcccatgaccccgccagcaaccctgccaaggtaaagagctggtgcactgttccacggccaggacggaagccacattccagttattacatttgtaagaaaccccccaaatacaccaaaaggcggaagtatctGAGAGGCGAAGGAAACacgtgtagtctgaccaatgctactggaacaggattaatttaattttgttctcgtttatttgactccaaaagatcatttcaactgctcctctgttctaacagttcaacaaaaggaactacAAATGTctgccaatagtgtggctctatatgactatctatttgtatagacacggacgtgcctgtggccagtatagcctacaatgatacacttagtatgtgtcttgtgacggcactggtgtataggcgagtgactacggggtgAAGGTATCCTAGGTTATCTTTGTCTGTTAGGAATCTAAACTGCGCAATGctgcgagtcaagaggatgcaggttcaaattaatacaatgtattaaaaaatgtgcaatgcagaaatataattacatggaaaggtgcaatatgaatggctatatgcGAAGGGTACCCAGGAGCTCGTATTATcgagtctcctcgaaccattccatgttcccctctatatacccagggtttacaggaaaacaacaaataaagagtcacaagatgccggtaacaacaatggtcctgctgatgttatctctgtatgtccaacaaacctggttaacctttgtatcacagctggatgctgaatcacaggtaacttgcattacctgtgatTTGTTCcttcaagatctttattcagcaaccagtgtactacaccaccaatgacaccaaactatttcccacatcattagctatctaaaaacactgtatgtggaaaacccatggtttatacagtgctatttcaactcatcagttctgggagcattccactgaggtggcagaattccacagaggcagcacaatgatgggagctgTCCtgtagtcctgtattgacgagtactgtcttttcatcaaaccttgctgaccctgtgtcaacatggtcaacacagtctgtttccttttgggggtctgttATAGTCGTGTTCCCCTGTTatatctgtgtctgaatgtttactagcccgagtcactcccctgtctgcgtgcttcactattcaggtgtttacagtagttccggggttcaaccttccttccaatcttgcattccttacttccggcttctttcgctagttaatgttgtgaagcactattcttactaatgactactaatttagatattgtacagtactaatcatattaatacacttactgtctgtctaactaacaaactaacagtcacttaatttgggtagtttagatttaatcacatAGGAGATAATATTAGTCACTTAACTATTTTCcatgctgttctataactccgccttcctatacTACCCCTCATTACTTGCTtaatttcagcgaagtgttagcacctgtctcttactatcactacgtcttcagcTTCAGCAAGCTTGCCTTGgcctcttgttttggttgcccatctgtttatttagttttgtttatttttgctacATGTTCAATTTTTGCCTCAGCCCTTTTTGTACCTCTGTTCTTCTGACCTCCTGGATTTCgacctttgcttgttttttcaaccattcttttgttttttgatttgggtaAAGTCTGTTGATCTCTTGGCTCTGAActtgtttttggattatccgttGGTCTACTTTTGGGTACTCAGTACCGTACATAACAGTACGTTCTGACCACCATGGACCCAGCAGACCAGTCTCAATTGCACTTTGTGTTGGGGAACCACGGAGCTGCATTGGGACGCCAGCAGTAGCAGTTGGACACATTCTCCCAACAGCTACAATCCATTACCAGCTGTCTGGCTAACCTGACCATGACTCTACAATCCACAAACCCCGTGACCCTCCAATCTGCGAACCCCAATCCCGGGGCCCCACCACCCATCGCTCAGGCTATTCCCATGGCACCACCTACCCACCTACCACATGAACCTCCACTCCTGCCTTCCGAGAAATACGCCAGAGAACCTGGAGAGTGCTGGTCCTTCATCACCCtattaaaaagtaaccagggactttggacttataaggctgaacataccgagtacccagcaaaaatattgacctggctacagtcacaatTTTGACAGTttgaactgccaccaactgccatgtatgagcgcgtgaagtaaaccagtaaaagctattgttgcgtcaccattttcgagctccataaatgtaaacaatggaatggtcagtgaaatctgcctgtttttcggtgccgtcggggtccaacatttaacattgatggaatgctggtaaaatctcagcttaaaagccacaaaaacagacattttgtcacattaaaattccccctaagcagaattattgtccacaacacgttaatttaaggttaaactgagattttaatcataatattcatgttgagtTCCTGTCACAACGATTTGAAATGATTTGTAAATGCTTACAAGCATCCAGACATGCTGAAGAGGTTCAACTGTGTCTCCGACcaattgtcagaatgggaaagaaatgtgatcaaagtgatttgaccatggaatgactgttggtgtcagacagggtggtttgagtatctcagaaaaatctcttggaattttcatgcacaacagtctcgacagtttgcagagaatgcttcaaaaaactaaaaacatggataggctatagcagcagaaagaaatcgaataaatacctaataaagtgctcactctttcagtgtgttaaaataaatgctttgaAAAGTTTGTGTTCAGTAATTGGCATCCAAAACTGGTTCCTCCAGTGTTTCTTCTTAGTATGTCCCAGGAGCTTGTACCGTGGCACTAAATCAACCAATAGGGTCCTTATGCCCACAGTCCCTGGCCTCTCTTTGTATACCTCCCCacagaacatacagtactgctTCCTTTTACTGTCCCATAGTACCATGCAAAAGGGAATACAGTATGTGGTATGAATAGCACATTATTTGGTAATTACCTCTGGCCAAAATAACTTATGTTGGGCTAGGAGACAGCTGTGGAAAACCTTGCAAGACCTGGTTGTATGGACTGCTGCATAGAGCATGTCAGTGCACCAGTTCTTACAGCTTCTGAGatgtttgaaaaaagaaatgccACTCCACTTTTGGTCTCTGCAGGCCTCAGGAAAACATGAACCACAGTACTGAACTGGATAGGCTGTTccttgattgcagttgtggcTTGCAGCCAGTAACCATGAGGTTTTCAaactgtttgtgtgttggtGAGGTGGGGTGAGGTAGAAGTCAGATGTGGTTGatttttgagtgaaaaaaaTAGTGGGGTTTCTAGAGTTCATGTCAGGACATTTTaggataataaaaaaatggccTGTACCAATCAAATGTAAACACTTCAAATAATGCAGTAATGTAGAACATCATTGTGAAAATCACGTGTTAAAACCGGGCTGGCATTATGAATAGTTATCTACTTAGTCAAACACAGAATGTGGTTTAACAGAGTTTAATAAGCAATATAAAGTTCAATTACACCAATAGCCTACAgattaatacaaatacaacttgCCATTTGATTAATcaaaaattgttattttcaacaatagcttttatttgtaaagcttttaatttatatttttaagcaGATGACAATCCAGTGCATTCAATCAGATTTAATTTTTCTTGTCCTGCAGCACAAAAATCTGATGATAGCAACAGCAGTCAGCAATATAACAAACACAGCAGCCAGCAGCAGCATTATAACATCCACAGAGTGGTAGGCATACCAGGGCATCCTGTAGGACTCTGTGCGCAGGTGAGCAGCACCTTTGTGTCTCATGACAAACTCAATCCAGAACATTGCACGGTCCAGTGGTTTCATTGGCTGGTCCAGATGCAGCCTGGAGAGTCTCTGCATGTTCATCCTGTAGGATGGTTCATGAAGCACTTCCTGTAAGGCCTGGAGGAAGCTGTCTTTGTTTAAAGTGCCTATCTCGAGGATCTGCGCTCCTCCTCTAATTTTCAGTCGAAGGAGGTTGTCATATTGGTCAAAGAATAATGGAATTCCCAGTACTGGCATCCCATGGTAGATGGCCTCCTGAACTCCATTGGTTCCTCCATGTGCCACAAAGGCTCTGGTCTTTGGATGTCCCAGAAGATCATTCTGTGGCATCCATTTGACCAATAGGGTGTTGTTACCTAGAGTCTCTGGCCTTTCTCCTTTGTGCCTCCAGATGATCTTCTGAGGCAGCTGGGCAAAAGCAGCAGCTATCTCTTCTGTTAGATCGCGAGAAAGCTGACCAACAAAGGCACCCAGTGACATAATAATGATTCCATGTTCTCCAGAGCTCTGCACAAACTCCTCCAGGTCTTGGGGAAGAGGCTTAGCAGGCTTACACTGGAACCCTCCTATGTACACAGCATTGGGCATCGTTGGGCGTGggaattcaaagacaaaatcAACCCTCATGAGCCAGAGATCAGCTGCTTGCATTAATGAGTAGAAGTCCACATCTGGGCCAAGGTAGTCATGACACAGAGCAGCATAATGAGGCCTGACAAGATACAGATCCTGAAAGAGCGTCAACAAATAGAAAAGCATGTTTCTGATACGTTCAGTGAAGGACATCTTGTCTGAAAAGCCAGATCCTGTGATTGGGATGTAGGATAAGGGGGAAGGGGCAATTGCAGAGTGCCCCTCTCCAACGGGAAGCCACCTCACATTGTAAACCAAAGGCAAGTTAAGGTACTTTGCCAATAATGTTCCACCACCCCAACAAGGGTCAGTGAGAATTAAATCATACTGGCTTTCCTGAAGTCTTTTTGTTAACATATTGTCCTTGAAAATAGCCTCGACCATTTTGCTCACAATGCGATGAGCTCTTGAGAATGATTCAAACAATTGAATGTAAAAGCCGAGTAAGCTGATCATAGAGTATTTTCCACTTTGAGTATCAATCCCTTTCGTGATGATTTCAGTAATAAATGTCTCATCTAAGCCCTCTTCAACAGGGACAGTAACGGTGCTGTAATGTGGGGATTTCTCCTTGATGTACCAGCTCTTGTCTGAACGCACAATCGTTACATTGTGCCCCCGATCATGCAGAGCCTCGATGAGGATGTTCATGTTGACCCAGTGGCTTCCTTCGATGGGGTAGACGAGCACATTTCCACCCCGACATAGAGTGAAGATGAGTGGTGATGACAGGACAATCCCAAGGACAGATGCCCAGACTGAAAATGGCTTCATGCTTGtctgaaattaaatgtgaaaaaaagaaagaaattgacAAAAAGAGATGCGCACAAAGTTCAACAGTCATTCTACAGTGAAGTGAAATGTTCTGCCACAATGAGTATTTCAGTCAAATAACTCTTAAACAAAAATTAACGGCCTACTATGCAGGACTAAAACAAACAAGCTCAATCACTACTATGATAGAATAgcaatttgtgtctgtgttcacgtaccttgcccaataccttgcttgtctacttgtatttgttatttgttgtcaTTGGACAGGCAATCAGAACCAAGTGTGGACTCAGAGATGGCAGAATAAGTTGGCTTATTTCCAGAGTAATACAGTCCAAGTTCAAGTACCAGCAAACAGGAACGATTCAGGTAAGGGACAGGCAAAGGTTGAAAACAAGGCAGACAGAGCAATGCTATCAGGTAAAACGAGGTCCCGGGTGAGCGAGGGTCGAAGCCAGGGCGTCAGTCCAATGGGGGTAGGAATGGGGAAGGAGCTGGGAGCTAGAGAGGAGACCGAGGGCTGGAGACAGGGTGTGATACAAAACCAGGAAGGcaggagcaggtaacaggaCGCAGGAACACAGGACAGGTAAACCGGCCACAGGAAACTGGTAAACCGGAAGCGGCAGCAACCGTTGGAAGGTATGGCAAGCACGGAGCAGTGTatataacaatctggcaaagaacaggaggaaacagacacactatatacacactaGCCACAATGGGATTCAGGTGAGTGTGATTACACATTAGGAAACACGTAATGGGGTCGTGGCTAGGGAACAGGTTCAGTGGAAACACAGGAGTGATGCAAGGAAAGGAAATCCTGCATAGCCTGCCTTtatgcaatatttattgaggtttaatttAAATGAGAACTGGCATcaaggctctgcctctcatcactcccTGTTCTAAGACAGCTGACTTGACTACAAAGTCTTGAGAAGCAGAGTTCACAGGTGGATTCTGGGATG is part of the Conger conger chromosome 15, fConCon1.1, whole genome shotgun sequence genome and encodes:
- the LOC133111193 gene encoding UDP-glucuronosyltransferase 2B1-like produces the protein MKPFSVWASVLGIVLSSPLIFTLCRGGNVLVYPIEGSHWVNMNILIEALHDRGHNVTIVRSDKSWYIKEKSPHYSTVTVPVEEGLDETFITEIITKGIDTQSGKYSMISLLGFYIQLFESFSRAHRIVSKMVEAIFKDNMLTKRLQESQYDLILTDPCWGGGTLLAKYLNLPLVYNVRWLPVGEGHSAIAPSPLSYIPITGSGFSDKMSFTERIRNMLFYLLTLFQDLYLVRPHYAALCHDYLGPDVDFYSLMQAADLWLMRVDFVFEFPRPTMPNAVYIGGFQCKPAKPLPQDLEEFVQSSGEHGIIIMSLGAFVGQLSRDLTEEIAAAFAQLPQKIIWRHKGERPETLGNNTLLVKWMPQNDLLGHPKTRAFVAHGGTNGVQEAIYHGMPVLGIPLFFDQYDNLLRLKIRGGAQILEIGTLNKDSFLQALQEVLHEPSYRMNMQRLSRLHLDQPMKPLDRAMFWIEFVMRHKGAAHLRTESYRMPWYAYHSVDVIMLLLAAVFVILLTAVAIIRFLCCRTRKIKSD